One Aphelocoma coerulescens isolate FSJ_1873_10779 chromosome 4A, UR_Acoe_1.0, whole genome shotgun sequence DNA window includes the following coding sequences:
- the SOWAHD gene encoding ankyrin repeat domain-containing protein SOWAHD has product MARQEREKSVAEQKVAGISRRFSFLDAAHPRAGSLARSSHLWPTTLESRERFRTLQKMDTNKSINWSRHSLGSWGRTSGRSSTSPSSTRRKELKEILLQSNSPGSTMRFATAQKTSNTSSLPAGLHQEQKPEQSPDLLPLVLDPLEHAWLLTVAEGDADSIIKLLDLDPSLLTRRDFVTGFTALHWLAKHGLHESFIRVISHAQKKGYPVNMNIPTASGGLTPLHLAALQGHEVLIKVLVGAYGADTTCRDHNGRKAWQYLPADTSRDLKELAGALEEDLVQLHSHNTNNNCKSSKEAGAGQDSVDSGAEGKAQHSWSLSTLRGFVRQAFAFFHER; this is encoded by the coding sequence ATGGCCCggcaggagagggagaagagcGTGGCAGAGCAGAAGGTAGCTGGCATCTCCCGGAGGTTCTCCTTCCTGGATGCCGCCCATCCCCGAGCAGGCAGTCTGGCCCGTAGTTCCCATCTCTGGCCAACCAccctggagagcagggagcGTTTCCGTACACTGCAGAAGATGGACACCAACAAAAGCATCAACTggagcaggcacagcctggggagCTGGGGTAGGACTTCAGGCAGGTCCTCCACTAGCCCCAGCAGTACCCGGAGGAAGGAGCTGAAGGAAATCCTCCTGCAGAGCAACAGCCCTGGCAGCACCATGCGGTTTGCCACTGCTCAGAAGACCTCCAACACCAGCAGTCTTCCTGCAGGACTGCACCAAGAGCAGAAGCCTGAGCAGAGCCCTGATCTGCTGCCCCTTGTCCTTGATCCCCTGGAGCATGCATGGCTGCTGACAGTGGCCGAGGGTGATGCGGACAGCATCATCAAACTGCTGGACCTGGATCCCAGCCTGCTGACCAGGAGAGACTTTGTGACAGGTTTCACCGCTCTCCACTGGCTTGCCAAGCATGGTCTCCACGAGAGCTTCATCCGGGTCATCTCTCATGCCCAGAAGAAAGGCTACCCTGTCAACATGAACATCCCCACAGCCAGCGGCGGGCTCACCCCCTTGCACCTGGCTGCCTTGCAGGGACACGAGGTGCTCATCAAGGTGCTGGTGGGAGCTTACGGGGCAGACACCACCTGCAGGGACCACAACGGGCGCAAGGCTTGGCAGTACCTGCCAgcagacacctccagggaccTGAAGGAGCTGGCAGGGGCCTTGGAGGAGGACTTGGTCCAGCTGCACTCTCACAACACCAACAACAACTGTAAGTCATCCAaagaggctggggcagggcaggactcTGTGGACTCTGGGGCCGAGGGAAAAGCCCAGCACTCCTGGAGCCTGTCGACTCTCCGAGGCTTTGTTAGACAGGCATTTGCTTTCTTTCACGAGCGCTGA